CCTGCACTACTGcactctcttctcctgtccttgCATTTGTGACTATgacccaaatggcagcctatttcctatatagtgcctatgtacagtatatatatattgtttttaccTCTATTtagtccctatgggccctggtcaaaagtagtgcactatatagggaatatgatgccatttgggacatagcctaTGTCTGTTGTTAGCATACCTGCTCTAGTGCTCTAGTCCAGGGTTTCTCATGAGCTGTAATCTGCCATTACATTGTGCACAGGAACCTGAAGTCAGAACATGAACCACTAAGTTAGGTAAAGGTATAAAGGAatagaggaggaagagatgaggtGAAAGTTTAAAAGTACTTAATCTAAGGAGGGCAttagcacagagagagagggataacgagaaaatgagagagagagctcgACACCGAGAAAGAGAAAtaaaaatgagagagagaatgggagagagtgatATGAAGGGGAACAGTGGAGGGGCCTATCAGAGAAAGCTGATGGAAGATGGATTATAATTTGGACGGCACTCGGAACACAAAGAGGGCTGTCTGATATCTAATCAGCTTCCCATTCAGTCGGTGCAAATGGCTCCCAAAAGTGCAATATAGCTCAGTTATTAATCCGCTGTTATCAAACATTTAGAGTTCATTACAGAGACCGCATTGGCCATTGCCAATTCATTTCattcattgaaaatgaaatatactGAAATTGATGGGGATCATTATGTTGCTAATTTGTAATTTGCATCATAATGACGAAGCTGGTTCTCTCTGGATGGCCTGTTGTTGGTGACTATGAATCACTGTGGACTGTCAAAATGTCCTCACATCCCTACTCTACCGTATGTGGGTGAGCTCATCCATGTCATGGTTATGAGTGATTGTTGGAAAGGTGCACTGGTTATGAGTTACTCATACAAATAGAATGAAGTGACTGTTGGTAGGTGCACTCAGGTCAGGGGATCTGGAATCTGCTAGCACACCTTGAGGCTGTTTTCATAGTGGCTAATGATATTGATCATACTGTATATTGATGTTAATGCACCTGAGAGAAATCCATTCACTTTCTGTTGTCATTGTGTGAAATCAATAAAGGTGAAAATAAACTTTCATTGTGATACTTATTTTTGAGTATTTGTCAGAAGTATATAAGCTATGGAATGTGTTCTGTGTGGAATGGTATAGTCTTCCTTGTGTTGGATATGAGCTACTTATAATaactccacttcctcctctctctcgctctctctcgctctctctctctctccctctctctctctctgtcccctaacCCCCTCCACttgctcctctcgctctctctctctctccaccctaaccccctccacttcctcctctctctttctctcccctaacccccttcacttcctcctctctctttctctcccctaaccccctttctctctccctatccatatccctctctcgtcctctccaCAGCTAACCCAACAGGTCCTGCGGTGAAGGGCTACCCTGGTCCATCGGAGGGGGTGTTCCGTGAGTCAAGCAGTACCACGGGGATGGTGGTTGGAATCATAGCGGCAGCCGCCCTCTGTATACTCATCCTGCTCTACGCCATGTACAAATACCGCAACCGGGATGAGGGTTCTTACCATGTAGACGAGAGCCGTAACTACATCAGTAACACATCGCAGTCCAACGGGACGGTGGTGAAGGAGAAACCGCCGAACGCCGCCAAGACTTCCTCTAAGAGCAAGAAGAATAAAGACAAGGAGTATTACGTGTGATCCTTACTGTCTCTGGTCGTCACCACTGGCCCCTCGCAAAGATTGGACCAATTATTAAAACTTTTTATGACTCAAAAAGACGAATCCGGAGATCGGAAGACCAATAAAAAGTGTATAATAACGAACAAacaaaattaaacaaaaacaacaaaagaacattTAGTCTTTCATTTTATCTAAGACATGGTGGGTGGTGGTATACTGGAAAGTGAAAAGGAGTAAAAAACGAAACATCTTCCTTTAGATTCTTCTACCCAAGCACACTGGACTATAAGAAATAGCACCAGGGAGATGGCGGTactgtactggactatactaATGATAAGAAAGAGTGTCTCAACCTTATGGCAAGCTGCAGAATAATCAGATAATCAACCCAAGTACCTATACATCATGGATCAACAAACAAACTAACCAATTAACGCCATCTGTGACTTGTTCTGTTTATTACCAGGATATTGGTTAGCCAATATCTCACTCTCGAAGTTTGAGTTAAATGTGACAGGAGAGATATACAATTGAGAAATATacaatattacaacaacaaactCCAATGTTTTCATGTTATCATTTACAtatcctgtctttgtgtttgctGGGATCTTTACGAGAAAATACATAAAACACAAAACGCATAAATAAGGTACATAAAGAAAACCCAACTCCAAACATTTCCAACAACGGATGACGAGTGAAAGAAAAGAGATCATGGGAAGGCAAGGCAACAGTAAAGAAGGAAGTGAAAGGATAAAGATGGTACGTTTGTTTGAGGAATCAGCCAAAGTATTTGCACTTTTTATAGTGGCAGTAATGGCCCAAAACAGACTAATATAAAAAATGGCCGCCCGATCTGTTAACAGTGCAAAGACAAAAGGGCCTACGATTAATCTTGATCTTGAAAGACTTATGTCAAGTTTTATTCAAGATTCATCTTTGCCAGTTAAGAATTCTGGACGACTTGGTTTTCAACATCAGTGTGGAATCTAAGGCAATGTGTTTAACAGAATTCTGGAAGGAGAAGTCGGAACGTTCTGAACGCGATCATTCTGATACTGGAACTCCATGCACGTAAAACGTATCTTATTACAGTTACAGTACatatgtttatatacagtacaacCACATCTATATGTGCTTTCTGGACTGTGACAAAGTGGTGTTTTATAGCCTGTTGTATAGATGACCACGCAAACTATATCTGCTCCTCCTCCAACCATTTttggaataaaaaaataaataagaaaattacaaaaatacaaaattaaatgTTATTAAGTGTTGCTAGATATAGAAGATTTTACGATGACATCGATCCGCAAtgccatttttgggggggattattTAATTATTCATTCCGCCTTTATACATGTGTTCCTGTTGAGTTTTTATACAAATGCCAACCTGATCTAATAGATATATTAACCCGGCCCAGTAGTAACCTGACTTGGTCCTCAAACTCTACAAAGCAATGATAATAGTGTACAGCAGAGGCATGGCATGATGATGACATGCAGGATGAGGTAACGTCTCCAGGGTTTCACTGCCTTTCTCCCCATTCCCGCCCCCTCCCAATTGCTGGGGCAATAACAGTAACAGACTGCCTTCCTCCCGATACCTGCCCGCCAAACTAAACCTAGCTACTTGAGAATGAAGACCTATATTccgaatgatgatgatgatgatgtatgtGTTTCCAAGTGGTCCTATAATATGATTGTCCAGTGTACGCTTGGGCTGATGGAAACAATCTGAAGAAGAAATAAGACAAAGAAGTAACCATTTCAACcgtttgtgtgtttgtactgtCATTCTAATGTCAATTCTATTCTGCTTTCCTGACGACCTGATGTACTTGGAATGAGTATGAGGAGAACTACTATGACCTATAAATAATGATGATTATGAATTCttccttgtttgtttgtttcttttgttTATTTCTACCTGTGGTATTTTTTTCTACGGTATTTTATGTTCAAATTGTGACTATTTCTTTATTATTGAAATCAAAGTAAAATTTATTATGGAAAAAAATAGTTTTGAAAAATTAAATGaataaatgaaataaaatatTACCTAAGTGAACTTCAGTTGAGGAAATTCATTAAACTAATGTGTGGGTGCTACGGTAAGATCATTGTGAAGTGAGAAATGTGTATTGTTAATTACTAAATGGTTAATTGGTTTACCTTTCTGTTTATTTTTCTTTGTTATGTTTATTGTATTCATGTCAATTCTCTTCATTTCCTAGAATGATCTGTACATTTTATCCTAGATATAACTACTTAGCTAAATtatacactactttattaatccATTCATTCAATAACTAGCAAAAAAACATATATGCTGTACACTGAGTGCCAACTACCAAGTTTAGATCACATTTGTAGTTGGCATACTTGTAGTTATTTATGGCCAATAAAACCTATGGGAGCTATAGCAtgcatgtgtcccaaatggcaccctattccctttatagtgggGAGCCCTAttcccatagtagtgcactactgtatatagggaatagggctcctcactataaatggaatagtgTCCCATTTGAGAAGACCAGAACATATCTCTCCTGCATAGAGAACACAAAGGGAATGCACTTCAAGGTTAAGGAGACAACACCTCTATGCTGGCCTCGCCTCGTTCTGCCCCCTGGGAAGTAAATAGATATAGCTTGTTATGGAGACAGGAGAAGGGGAATGTCACATGTACCTCACATGTAACATGTAGTATAGAGCTTTCAGTTACACTTTCTGACCAATACATTGTCTGACCTGACACATATAAAAAAAGACCCCTATCTATTGGACTGTACATATTGTATTCATATTCTGGAATGCATGCGCCTCCCAGTGTGTCTGACTTTTATGTTATTTGAAAACAACCTCACAGAATTGTTCATTGATCAGTCACCAGTGTAACTCAGAAATCCTCCACTCCTTCCCTCCTCACAGATAGGCTAGCTAAATTAGCAATTTCATACACTGTTATATGATTACAGAATGCATTAGgagcacatacagtacaacacatAATATGTATGTGTGAAATTGTTGTGCATGCTAAAACCTAAGTACATTATACACCCCCTGGCCGGAAGATGGAAAGATTACTTCAACAGATAACGTGACGTGACCAAATATATTTGAATCTACTGCTATGAAGAAGCTAAAAAAAGGCCAGAGGGAATCAGATTCCGTGCAGATCCTGAATCAGATACGGAACCCTGTGAGTCCTtgctgtctcagtgtctcagaaCATGCAACCCATGAAGAGGCCTCCATGTTAACCTGGCAGGGATCAATAAAGTTACTGATGTGAGGATACTGTAATGACGAGATAGTCTTGTATCCGCCCTAACAATAGGAGTCGTTGTTGCAAAGGCGGAAAGGCAAGCGGGAGAATTCGAGATCAGGTGGgaacattctagccaatgagagggcagatatgaAACTTCAATATAAAAATGTTTTCTCAAAGTTACCGAGATGCCATGTGCATAACAACCTAAACCTTATGAAACTTATATTTGTTCAAATAAGCCTCACTTATCAAATTAGCATTACaatttttttgttgaccaaatctGACATTCTCATAGACATCCATACAAAAAATCCCCATTTAGTCTGTTTATCGCTGTATTCTCACATGGCCAGATTTTGACAGATTTCTTCACTTTTTCCTCTCTGGGAAACTTCATGGAGAGGTAGGAAAGGAGGACAGAGGGGGTAGTGAGTGACAGATGCTGACAAGGTCATGAaagatgataggggcagcaaagGACTGACAATGTGACGTGGACCCAAAATGCCTCTGTAATAAGACTGAGAGAGTAACTGAAGAAGGGTATTTCGAATAACAAATGAAATGGGTGAAAGGGATCTGAAAGATTTAAACTAGGGTTTTATTCTTTACCAGAGGACGAGGAGCGAGGGAGGAAGTAATTTTAGTAACTTGTTTATCCATACTTCACTCTTCTGTCCTCCgttttcctttctctcttttccGTCTTTTTCACTCCCATGCTCTGTCATTTTCTTTCACTCAGGCTCTCTTGTCACTCCCTCCTTTGTTATCTGTGCTCTACATACTGTACCAGAcgcctttctctctcccccttgctctctctctctctctctctctctctctctctctctctttctctctccctctcactctctcgctctttctctccctctccccttccctatatctctgcctctcccctccctgtatctctccccctccctgtatctctccctctcccctccctgtatctctctctctccccatccctgtatctctgcctctccccctccctgtatatctccccctccctgtatctctctctccccctccatgtgtctctccctctccccctacctgtatatctctctctccccctccctgtgtctctccccctacctgtatctctctctccccttccctgtatcgctccctctccctctccctgtgtctctccccctccctgtatttcgccctctcctctacctgtatctctccatctccctcccctgtatctcgctctctccccctccctgtatctctccctctccccttacctgtatctctccctctcccctccctgtatctctccctctccctgtatcGCTCCCTCTCAACCtacctgtatctctccctctccccttccctgtatctctccctctccccctccctgtatctctccctctccctgtatctctccctctcaacCCCCCTGTAAAGCAGACTCTCAGCCAGTCCCTGACTAGACCGCCCTGTCTTGCCTCTCTATCTGAGCTGGCTGTACCACATGTCCCTTAAATTCGGCACACTCATGTAATTCTCCTTCTCTGCACTAACCACAatttctcctctttcactccctcgtCCCGAACGCTCCTAGAGCCATGTCCCGGGGATCCTTCTACTGATTCTCCTTCAGTGCGGCTAGCCGCTCATGCAGAGGTTATTCTATGTACGGGAaccaatgtacagtatggtaaTGTTCACATAATCTTAACAAAAATGTATGAAACTGTTTTGGCCAATTATTGTCAATACTGGATGATTAGTAGTCTGTGTTTTGGCCAATTTAGTAGAAAGTGGGACACGACATAGAATTTAATGTATGGTTAATAATGCATTAAATCCCCCCAGTGTGATTTGACTGTTTAGTCAGGGACTGGCTGAGAGTCTGCTTTAGTACTTATTTTGGAGACAGACAGAAGATACTGTAGACATCCATAAGGAATGTTGAGGAAGACCCAAAGGAAGCATCCTGTTGGGAAGTACTGTATGTACGTATCAGATGAGTATGAAAGAAAGTAAGTTACTAAGTAAGTAGTGATAGATCATTTATTCATCTGTCTCTGGCTGAACCTGGACCATTATAAACAATTCAATTTAGATGGCACCTCTGTTCTTCACTTCCTGTGAACTGAGTTCCTCATGACGATAGGCTACAGTAGGATTCAGGTGCGCAACTTTCTATGGTGACAGTGGGGACATGTCACACcctacattctgaaattgcatttttgtccccgtcagttttatcattggaatgtgatacaacacgaggcaacggtgtgctttaggaccatgtggacgcctcccgagcggtcgggtaggctgtttggagtgtttatcagactggataaaaataaaaagtttatgtccccccacttctaaaaccaaagttgcgcccctggtagGATTCATATTTACAGAAATCCCATGAGTACCTGGAGGCATGCAAAGCTCCTATAGCCTCTCAAAGGTAAAAGTCAGTACAGAAGTGTTATTGTGCTATTGAGTGTTATTGATTacctaacctttatttaactacaaTTTCATAACCTTGTATATACAGTAGGTGCTTGCATCCATGGGATCGTAAAACCTTTGTTATAATAATAGTACAgtgcattccgaaagtattcagaccccttgaccttttccacattttgttatgttacagccttattctacaacggattcaatatattttctctctcacctatctacacacaataccccataatgacaaagtaaaacatgttttaagacatttttacaaatttattgaaaatgaaatacagaaatatctcagtTACATAAGTAtccacacccctgagtcaatacatgttagaatcacctttggcacagattacagctgtgagtatttctgtGTAAATTGCTACAAGCTTTTacaaacctggattgtacaatatttgcaaggTAATGAAAGATGACCTCtgacaagttggttgttgatcattgcgagACAGCAATTTTCAATTCTGGGCTgtagatttgattttgatttgtcaTCTTGGTAGGCAACTCCAATGTATATTTGGctttgtattttaggttattgtcctgctgaaaggtgaatatgTCTTCCagtatctgttggaaagcagactggaccaggttttcctctaggacttttccagtgcttagctctattccgttaaTTTTTTATCATCAACAACTaactagtccttgccaatgacaagcatacccataacatgatgccgccaccaccaagcttgaaaatgtgaagagtggtactcagtgatgtgttgtttgtgtcacgttcctgacctgttttctcttgttttgtatgtgtttattggtcagggcgtgagttttgggtgggcagtctatgttttctatttctatgttgggattttgtgttcggcctggtatgattctcaatcagagacaggtgtctatcgttgtccctgattgagaatcatactaaggcagcctgggtttcacttgtgttttgtgggtgtttgttcctgtgtcagcgtttgggccacacaggactgtttcgggtttgtcacgtttgttgttttgtatgttgaagtgctttgttgttttgtcattaaataatgaacacttatccctccgcatcttggtccgatccatgctcctcctcgtccgaggaggagaacgacattgacagccgttacagtttgccccaaacataacactttgtatccAGGAAAAAGTCAGTTTCTTTGCCACATGTTATGCACTTTTACTTTGGTGCTttattgtaaacaggatgcatgttttggaatatttgttatTCTGTACAGAATTcccaattgtttttattttttttaattacattttttacttcaggggtggatcagctttaatattgtggatagattgttgcttccatcaatgtaattgtctgcatcatttccaaacCCCACATATTTttggtgtaaatatatatatctctatacatccatacacatatacagttgaagtcggaagtttacataaattagttttaatgactccaaccttggtgtttcaaccactccacaaatgtcttgctaacaaactatagttttggcaagtcagttaagacatctactttgtgcatgacacaagtaatttttccaacaattgtttacagacagattatttcacttaaaattcattgtatcacaattccagtaggtcagaagtatacatacactaatttaactgtgcctttaaacagctcgaaaaattccagaaaattatgtcatggctttagaagcttctgatagggtaattgacataatttgagtaaattggaggtgtatttGTTTGTGAatgtatttaaaggcctaccttcaaacgcagcgcatctttgcttgacatcatggcaaaatcaaaagatatcagccaagacctcagaaaaagaattgtagacctccacaagtctggttcatccttgggcgctatttccaaacgcctgaaggtcagtaaaacgagtcctatatcgacataacctgaaaggccgctcagcaaggaagaggccactgctccaaaactgccataaaaccgccagactatggtttgcaactgcacatggggcaaagatcgtgctttttggagaaatgttctctggtttgatgaaacaaaaatagaactgtttggccataatgaccatcgttatgtttggaggaaaaagggggaggcttgcaagccgaagaacaccatcccaaccgtgaagcacgggggtggcagtatcatgttgtaggggtgctttggtGCAGGAGGGAgtcgtgcacttcacaaaataaatggcaacataaagaaggaaaattatgtggatacattgaagcaacatctcaagacatcagtcaggaagttaaagcttggtcgcaaatgggtcttccagatggacaatgactccaaacatacttccaaagttgtgacaaaatggcttaaggacaacaaagtcaatgtattggagtggccatcacaaagccctgacctcaatcctataaaaaatgtgtgggcaggactgaaaaagcatgtgcgagcaaggaggcctagaaacctgaatcagttacaccagctctgtcaggaggaatgggccaaaattcacggTCTTTTTCGCCTGTTTATTTTGGCGTGACCATTTTCAACCGAATAAATATGTTTTTCCCCGAAACATCTGCTCTCTGCTCCTAATTCCACACCCACCAATCCTAGCTAcgtgacagaagcccgcaccataatcatggagtcagcaggagcagcggcacCCCCTCTTCCATCTATGGAGGAGCGTGTTCTCCATCATATGACCATCCTCCACCGTATCGGCtcagcgatggaccagatgatggagaaaatggaccgatgggagaggagtggtctccctaccTCACCTCCAGCGCCTCCTCCGCCTGCTCAACCTATTCCTCCGGCGGCGCCCGGATCCAGCGCTCTTCGTCTCTCGCCCCCAagggagtatgatggaacggcggcTGGGTGCAAGGGATTTTTGCTCCAGCTAGAGCTGTACCTGGCTACCGTTCGCCCTCTGGTGAGGTGAgagtgagtgtcctcgtctcctgcctgacgGGCAGAaccctggagtgggccaatgcAGTGTGGAATAGTCCAGACTCCGCAAGGGACCATTACCCAGAGTTCAAGGGACCATTACCCCGCaggtgaacggctgttccaccttcggcaggagaagaggagcgcgcaggacttcacgctggagttccggaccttggctgctggagcggggtggaacgacagggccctgatggaccactACCGGTGCAGCCTCCAGGAGGATGTCCGtagggagctagcttgtcgggacgcCACCATCTCCCTCGACGAGCTCATAGACATGTTGATCcgactggacaacctgctagctgcccgcgggcgtccAGAACGGGTCCTGTTAGTTCCACCTCCCGGCCCTCCCGCTCCAATacctatggagttaggggggggcCTCATCGAGGGgaacc
The nucleotide sequence above comes from Salvelinus namaycush isolate Seneca chromosome 35, SaNama_1.0, whole genome shotgun sequence. Encoded proteins:
- the LOC120029862 gene encoding neurexin-1-beta-like, translated to MATEGDRNIRIQGSVRLVGESPSSITPQSSANTANRSETSTSIMEITTTTASSRRVKQTTPREPQQTTDDLLVASAECPSDDEDIDPCEPSSANPTGPAVKGYPGPSEGVFRESSSTTGMVVGIIAAAALCILILLYAMYKYRNRDEGSYHVDESRNYISNTSQSNGTVVKEKPPNAAKTSSKSKKNKDKEYYV